The Anopheles moucheti chromosome 3, idAnoMoucSN_F20_07, whole genome shotgun sequence genome contains the following window.
GAGTCAAATGAGCAGTTAAATTCGAAGTCGTCTCCGGGGTCATATCAGGAGTCAACTCCGGAGTCAAATCAGGTGTCAATCCAGGAGTCAAATTAGGACTCAATTCCAGAGTCAAATCAGAAGACAACTCCGAAGTCAAATCAGGACTCAACTCCAGAGTCAAATCAGAAGACAAATCTGGATCCGAAGTCGACTTCGTAGTCAAATCCGGAATCGACTCCCGGAATCAAATCCTGAATTAAATTCCCAGGATTGTGTATCACAGTGTGATGTTTCCAAGTATCTGTATTCTAACGTACACTCTTTACCGTTTATTCTTTCTCTTGCAGACTGTTATATCGACTGATTTAGATTATCTACCGATAAATAATGCATTACTGCAGTTGGTCAGTACACCGGGTGCCACGTCCTCGTCGACGTATGGCACGAAGGGCGGCGACGGcggaagaggaggaggaggaggtggaggAGATGGAACGAACAACACTAACAGCAATGGTGGCAGTTCATCGCCTGGAGGAGGAAGCTCGCAAGGTGCTGTTTGTGGAAGCAATAGCAGCACTAGTAGCGcaagtagcagtagtagtaccagcagtagcagcagcagcagcagcagcagcagtagtagcagcagaagcagcggtGGCAGTGCCGGCAACAGTACCAACGCCAGCAACGACTCAACTTCTTCCTCCGGTAGTATAAATCCTTCGCCAACTGCCAATGTGTCCAATGCTTCCGCCGGCATTACCGATCCGGACCTCAACTCGACGAGCGTGCAGAGTCTCAGTCCAGAGAATCTGCAATACTACAAAACGGCCAAGGCATGCATCGAGGAGCTGGCGCTCTACCTTAAGCCGTGTCCACCGGCCGGCAGCGCATCGCTGGCAGCGGGCGGTGGGGGCGGTAGCAACAGCATCGTCAGCACGTCTGGCCCATCCGGTGCAAGCCTGCTGTCGCGGCAGATGCAGCGGAAACTGGTGATACTGGTCAACTGTCAGCTGATCGAAGATGAGGGCAGGGCACGGTCGCTCCGTGCCGCTCGCTCGCTAGGCGAGCGCACGGTCATGGAGCTGATCCTGCACCATCAGAATCCGCAGCAGCTGAGCACGAACCTGTGGGCGGCCGTGAGGGCACGCGGTTGCCAATTTCTCGGCCCGGCCATGCAGGAGGAGGTGCTGAAGCTGGTGCTACTAGCCCTGGAAGATGGATCGGCCCTATCACGCAAGGTGCTGGTGATGTTTGTGGTGCAGCGTCTTGAGCCACACTTTTCGCAAGCATCGAAAACGAGCATCGGACATGTGGTGCAGCTGCTGTATCGTGCGAGCTGCTTCAAGGTGTCGAAACGGGAAGGTGACTCCTCGCTGATGCAACTAAAGGAGGAGTTTCGGACGTACGAGGCGTTGCGGCGCGAACATGATGCGCAGATCGTGCAGATCGCAACGGAAGCGGGTTTACGGATCGCACCGGATCAGTGGTCCTCGCTGCTGTACGGTGACACGGCGCACAAGTCTCATATGCAGAGCATCAACGACAAGCTGCAGACGCCCCAATCGTTCGTGCAGTCGGTGCAAGAACTGATTATCGCCCTACAACGCACCGGCGATCCGGCCAATCTGTCCGGCTTGCGCGTACAATTGAAGCATTTGGCGGCGATCGACTGGAACAGCGAGAACCACGTGCCCAGCTGGGCAGAATGTGCCGCCGCTCTGCAAGCGGTGAAACGTGTCGTCGCGGGATTGGTGGATTTTGTGCAGCATCACGGCAATCGAAAACTGCAGGAGGCTGGCCATCTGGCACACAATCGAAACTACAAGATCAGCTTGTGCCGGGACCTTAACAATCGGGGCACCTGTCCACGCGGACCGAACTGCACCTTCGCGCACTCGGACGAAGAACTGGAGAAGTATCGGACAAAGTTGCGAAAGAGTCACGGGAGCAGTGCGACCGCAAGTCTGCGTATGATGTCAAATGGTAAGGATCATCATTTAGGTGGTGGTGCGGGTGGTATGTCTGGAACCGGTGGCCAGTCAGGAGGTGCGAGTCGAACACGTTCAGCAGTGGACTATCACGGACATCCGGGTGGTGGTAGTAACGGCGATGGAACGAGTGGTAGTATGCATCAGAGTTCGTCCTCATCCCATGGTTACCATTCATCTGGCGAGGAAGCATCGTCCCCGGTGCGTTATCAAAAGACATCTTCCATTGGTGGGGGTAGAGATGGACCTGGAAGTCAACACAGCCATCGGTTGATTGACAAAAATCACATCGGTAGTCAAGGCAGTGGTTTAGGATCTGGAGCAGCAGGTGCAGGTGTTAATGGGCCTGGAGGTACCCATCCGTCGTCGTATAGCGGAGGTGGCCCGGCGTCTATGAACGGCAGTACTCGTGGCGTTTACCCTGTGGCTGGAGGAAGCACATCAAATCACTACCCGCATGCTGGCGGTGGTAGCAGCGGTATGAATTATTCAAACCGTGGACCCGCTCATCACTCGGCAGGAGGACCAGGAGGAGGTTCTTCTTCACAGGGAGGTGCTCAACATAATGCTTCCCAAACGATGAGATTCCGACCTCCGCCACACATGGGTCCAAGCCAGGGAGGATCGAATGCCAACGGTGGAGCAAATTATCACCCAGGGGGTCCAGGACTGGGTGCTTCGCTACCGCCGCATCCTAACATGCATCATGAGAGTGGTGGTAACGGTTCCCATCTTCCGGGCGCATACCCTCAGCAACTTCCTGCCACACAAGCAGCTGGCGGCCATTTGCCTGGAGCACACCAGATCGAACCACATCACCATCATAGTTCGCTGGCAAACCCTGTTCATCATCAACCCCCGTactttggtggtggtgaataCCCCGAAGGTAAACATGGCACCGAACATGGATCACTACACGGTCAGCCTCATCACCACGGCCATAATCATCCTTCGCAATCAAGACGACCGCCCAGCTACACGGGTTGGGACAGTCTTGCTAGCCCTCCCCACCATCATCTCGGGGGTGGTCACCATGGAACGTCTGGCAAGGTAGGACCATCAGGTCATCAGCAGCAGGGAGGCAATTTTGGAATGCCCGGACATGCGGGACAACAGTCTCATCCTTCAGCGGGCAATGCACCATACGGCCCGGGTGGAAGTCCTAAGAATGGGCACACAAGCACCTCGGCAGCGCCCATGGGCTCAAAATTCATGGGTGGCATGCAACATCAGGCTGGCCAGCAGCAAAACTACCATCACCAGAAATTGGGGTCACAGGTTCGTGACTACAAGGAAAAGCACCAGGGCAATCGGGGACCGCATCTGGTACCACCGCATGGTCACGGTGGAATGCCATCGATACCTTCCGCTGGACCATCGTACCCTGCCGGACGCAATGGTCCGCATCCACCTCCCCCGTATCTAACTTCCCCATTGCCGATGACGGGACCCAACTCCGTGGATAAGAATCCTTCGGGTCCAGtgccgccaccgccaccaccaccacatcaTAATGGTTACAATGGGTCACAGGCTGCTGCCTATCAGCATAatcttcaacaacaacagcaccatcagcatcaccatcatgCCCATCATATGCATCATGGTCCTGGGTCGTATCAACCGCATCGCCAGACAGTAGGTGAACCGTCCGGCTATCTGCCCAAGATGGTCTTCGACACGCTCGGAACGACCGGtggaggaaataaaaaatcgtACAACCAACAGCTGATGAATCAACATCTGAACGAAATTGGTATGCCAAACCCAGCTGCCGGTAAGGACATATTTATTCGTTCCGATTCGCTCCTAGCGGACGAGGACGCGCTAATGGTGGCTGAGCAAGAGTTTAACAATGCGGCCCAGTATGGGCCCATCTCGCGCATGAACCCGATCGGTACGGAACGTATCGATTTAGGACTGACACCACGTAGCCATCCGAGACCCGGCAGTGTGCATCAGCGTGGTGGTGGTCTGTGGTCCACCACCTCCTCTTCCTCGCTCGGGGACAACCCATCGCCGACGGGTGGTGGAAATGGTAGTTCATCCGCTTCCTCACCGTTTTATGCGGGCAGTAGCGGTGGCATGATCCCGCCTGCGATGCGAAATCAAAAGCACTCGATACAGCAGCCACCTCACCATCCATATCATGGCCAGCAGCATCCATCATCGTCCTCAGCCGTGCACGAGAAGATGGCACCCGAACCGAACAATAACTCGATTGACTTTGATCTGTTGCGTGGTGATAAAAAGACGCTAGAGTACGATTCGGCAGTAGGTTTAGGTGAATGTTGCGACACAGTCTCAACATCGGCTAGTGGTGGCAGCGCGTGCGTAGAGTCGGACTTCTTGCTACAATCGTTGGTTTCGCAGACTGGACTAGCGGGTGGTCGTTAtgggcagcaacagcagcaccatttTCATTCGATTGTTTCCGGCACGTCAATGATGATGTCGGAAAGGAGCAGTTCACCGCCTCATCCACAGCAACATCCGTtgcagcatcaacaacaacagctttTGTCGAAAGTGTCCCAATCGGATCGTTGTAATGGTGGAGGATTGAATGATCGACTGGCTACTGGAGGATCCGCATTGTCACCCGCCTGTACCAACGATGATCTTCGCAAGATGAACGATATCAAGGTATGTAGAAATTCTAGTCAAAGCTGATCATTGAATGCAATTCGAGAATTGCGTCTATTTATCAAAGCATTGAGcacaaatgtatttattttgtttaacttaCTACAGAGTCCACAATCATCGCTATCGGGTATTCAGTCACCCGCTATGATCATGTCGGTGACATCCGATTCTTCCGTATGCACGACACCACCAACTGGTGGTACCGCATCTTCCAACGGTGGAACTTCCATGTGGAACAATCTGCTGGAGCTGTCCAGCTTTAAACCACCTTCAGATTCCATGAGCAACCCGAACGATCAGGATGGAGGCTTCAATCCAAGTGGACGAAACAACCAGAACACACCAGGATACCCGATGACATTCGCGACAGCATCGTCCACCTTTATACGCGCGTCAGAACAATACAAGCTGCCGAAAATGCTAATGGAATCTGCTACaggccaacagcagcagcaacaaggTTTGGGTGATGTTGCTCGGTTTCACGACATGATCCATAGCAGCCAGCCAGCATCGCCCAGCTGTTTGAGCGATCGTGTAACTAGCGATGACCAACGCAAACTGAACACGTTCAAGGAACTGAGCGAACTAAGGGTAACCATTTTCCGAAAACATCGCGTAGGAAAGCGTCCGCTCAACATGCATTTCCTTCCCTTTGTAGATCCAATCATCTTCTGTAGGAGGAATTACACCTTCAGGGATTCTTACTTCCGTGACGGCATCGTCGTCTCCCTCGGTCGTGTCGTCTGCCGGAGGCTCTGATGGTGGTTTATCTCTGCACGTCGATCAGTCCGCATCGTCCTTGTGGAACAACTTGCTTGATCTTCCCAGCCTCAAACCATCGCCACTGTCCACGATCTCATCGGTGTCGGGTTTGGAGCAATCATCTACCAACGATCCGCTGATCGGGTGTCACACCGGTAACACCAGCATCAGCGCTCTGTTAAATAGTAGCAACGGTAGTAGCTGCGAGGATTCGTACGAAGCGGGCATAGCGGACGACATGCGTCTGCTGGAGATGAGTCTTGAGTCGGTGTTGCAGATCGATGAGAACGGGATATAACATTGGAAGGGAAGGGAAAACGAGGATTGTGCCGGCAGTGCAAGCCAGACCATATCTGTAGGATACAATCCAAACTGTGTTTTAAGATAATGACTAATCCAATTTGTTTAGGGCTAGACGAAGGGACATTGCGCTAATGCGTACATGTGGATAGATTTACAAATGCCCGAGGTATTTGTAAATGTCCTCCGTTTATGTTATATGCCTCCTGTGGGGGAGGAATACCTAGCCGCTTGTGTCAACTCGATTAAAGTTGGTCAGTTTTAAGTACGGCAGAAAGGTGAGACGGGAATACTAGCTATAGCTAACAGGTGTTTGGGTTTAGATTTCCCccaaaataaaatgtgtttaaacattttgcTTGGGATAAGGTCCACTTTCTGCTTAAGCACGATCATCGACTGATCTGAATAACGTTAGTGTATGAACAACCTCTGCTCGGGTAATGATGAAATGCGCCAGACAGTTTGCTAATGCGACAGTTAGGAAGGAAGGACAGGGAAGGAAATATTGGTTCCGAGATGATTGAATTGTTTGACATGCTGCAGCAGTACTAAGATTAGACAAATCGCTTGTTGGTTACGTTGCAACCGTACCGATTATCACCATATATTGACAGGCTCAATAAGCAAAACGTTTAATACCATGTTACACTACTAACAAAAACAGTTCGCTAAATttgtagaaaaagaaaacccttcGTTGAGTTTAAGTGAAAGTGCAAGAAAGGACCGTACTACCAATATTCAAATTGTTAATTGTGTTTAACTATCTTTTCTAGCTCAATTTGCTTCTATAGTTAGTACGATTTATCAACCTTGTCTTTGCGTTAAGTTGGTAACGTTACTGCAAAGCGTAATGGtggattgtttttaattacaaGCGCGGGCAAGCTATTTTTCTGTGAaggtagtgttttttttaggttAGATACAAAGCtaaagttgtttttctttttatcgctTATAAAGCTTTTAGATGATAGTAGAATGCTTGGGTAACAGTTTACAAATTttatcattgttttttttatatatacacatacatacacgaaCACCTTTATCATTATACTTGTATATGTATAACCGTGCATATATAAGAGTGACGGGAAGCAGCACTGCTTTTGATTTTTAGAAAAGCAAACATATGTCATTGCTGTAAGATGTTACACTATATTAGTATGTTTAGCATTACCTTTGGTTTAGCACGTCTTACGTCTGGGAACAGCATACGATCGCATCGATAGACAAATGTGTTATGGAGCGGTTTACGGGGAGTCGGGACAAATACTCTAAGAAGCTGTTCGTTCGACTGTCCCTTGATTTGTGCAGACACTGATATATTATTACTGCGAGCAAATGAGCAGCACACCCCGTTTTGAGCATAGGTTATTATTAGTCCTTAGCAGTCCTTAGCGTTGAGAACTGTTGTTACCCCCatgtgtgagagtgtgtgtgtttttgtgcggCTGTAGGACACTGAAGTCGTTAGCAAATTGTAACCGAAACCACGCAAAAATATCGTTCATTTGAATGATGTGTTACTAGCAGAAAGGTAAATCTATATATGATACGCTCAGACCGGAGCGGTACAGTAGTTCAGTAATCTGTAGCAGAATGGTTGAGAACCGTTCTTATTGAGGGAAGGATGTAAAAGGCGACGACACCCCAGAGGATGTTGGTAGTCGTGTGTGCGGATTGACCCAATCGTCCGCCGGAATGTGTTTAACAATAATAGTCCAATTACACATCGGTAACTCCGGTGTGCTGATACTCCGCAACCGTTATGCGCGCTGTTCATTAGGTTAATGTATATTATAgtgaagcaaacacacacacacagaaacagaAATTACGCTATGACAAAAAGCAGAACCGCATAATgataaattcatttttcacgtttgtattttttgtggttttacacaaaaaaaatggtagcAAGCCAGCCAGGCAGCAGGTGCTAAAAATGCATCGCACCCATCAGTAAGGAATGAAATGTAAACTAATGTTAGTAGCGAAATTATCACCATTTACCTTAAAAGCAGCTACCTTGCTGCTGCTCTCGGAAGGTTAACAAAACAGGCTTGGCGGCGAACACCTTCACACACTAACCCGGTTCGCCAATTTCCGGGGTTTACTGTAAAGCGAAAGAAGGACTGCACTGGAGTGCACGGTTACAGCAGTGCGACAGACATCGGATGAGAAACAGTTTCGATCAGTAACCGATTGTTTACGGTGTAAACTAGAGTGGGACTGAGAAAATGAGGACGTACGGTGTGCGTTGCATATGTGTAATATTGTTTGATCATGGTATGTATGCCATCGTTTCGACATCTTTTACATAAACTCTTTCGATGGGGATttggttttttattgttaaccATCTATTGCTATTTGCGAATGGGAAGGCTTTGCTACTGCTAGCCAAGCAGAACGCTTAATCGGCCAAACAACATAACCGCCatcctgtgtgttgtgtttttattcgttttggcAATGTTCTTTCACTCATGCAATGAAGCAAATCGTTTCTTTTAAGCCATTAATTTGGCggtaaaacagtaaaaaaagaCAAGGAATCAAACAATGGTATAGGCTAGGAAGTTTTAAAGATCAATCAATATATCAATACTTTAGCCTGGTATTTGAGGGGAGGTTCCGGTTCCagcccccaccaccaccagcacgtCCTTGGTCAGGGAATAGCGCGAAAAGGacgattattgttttgttttctaaaacCCAATGGGTTCATGGTGAATGGTATACATTCTGTACAACTTATCTATTTATTGTAGAACATGACCGTACGGCACACGGTATCCGTTCAAACTTGTACGTATATCACTCTGTAACACAAACCAGCATAGGAAAACCATTTAGTTATCTACCGACTGAAACGTGAAACGTTGGTGTGCTTGAGGCCACGGT
Protein-coding sequences here:
- the LOC128301724 gene encoding uncharacterized protein LOC128301724 codes for the protein MPIQAPQWTEFLSCPVCCNEFAANLRPPISLGCGHTICRTCLATLHHRQCPFDQTVISTDLDYLPINNALLQLVSTPGATSSSTYGTKGGDGGRGGGGGGGDGTNNTNSNGGSSSPGGGSSQGAVCGSNSSTSSASSSSSTSSSSSSSSSSSSSSRSSGGSAGNSTNASNDSTSSSGSINPSPTANVSNASAGITDPDLNSTSVQSLSPENLQYYKTAKACIEELALYLKPCPPAGSASLAAGGGGGSNSIVSTSGPSGASLLSRQMQRKLVILVNCQLIEDEGRARSLRAARSLGERTVMELILHHQNPQQLSTNLWAAVRARGCQFLGPAMQEEVLKLVLLALEDGSALSRKVLVMFVVQRLEPHFSQASKTSIGHVVQLLYRASCFKVSKREGDSSLMQLKEEFRTYEALRREHDAQIVQIATEAGLRIAPDQWSSLLYGDTAHKSHMQSINDKLQTPQSFVQSVQELIIALQRTGDPANLSGLRVQLKHLAAIDWNSENHVPSWAECAAALQAVKRVVAGLVDFVQHHGNRKLQEAGHLAHNRNYKISLCRDLNNRGTCPRGPNCTFAHSDEELEKYRTKLRKSHGSSATASLRMMSNGKDHHLGGGAGGMSGTGGQSGGASRTRSAVDYHGHPGGGSNGDGTSGSMHQSSSSSHGYHSSGEEASSPVRYQKTSSIGGGRDGPGSQHSHRLIDKNHIGSQGSGLGSGAAGAGVNGPGGTHPSSYSGGGPASMNGSTRGVYPVAGGSTSNHYPHAGGGSSGMNYSNRGPAHHSAGGPGGGSSSQGGAQHNASQTMRFRPPPHMGPSQGGSNANGGANYHPGGPGLGASLPPHPNMHHESGGNGSHLPGAYPQQLPATQAAGGHLPGAHQIEPHHHHSSLANPVHHQPPYFGGGEYPEGKHGTEHGSLHGQPHHHGHNHPSQSRRPPSYTGWDSLASPPHHHLGGGHHGTSGKVGPSGHQQQGGNFGMPGHAGQQSHPSAGNAPYGPGGSPKNGHTSTSAAPMGSKFMGGMQHQAGQQQNYHHQKLGSQVRDYKEKHQGNRGPHLVPPHGHGGMPSIPSAGPSYPAGRNGPHPPPPYLTSPLPMTGPNSVDKNPSGPVPPPPPPPHHNGYNGSQAAAYQHNLQQQQHHQHHHHAHHMHHGPGSYQPHRQTVGEPSGYLPKMVFDTLGTTGGGNKKSYNQQLMNQHLNEIGMPNPAAGKDIFIRSDSLLADEDALMVAEQEFNNAAQYGPISRMNPIGTERIDLGLTPRSHPRPGSVHQRGGGLWSTTSSSSLGDNPSPTGGGNGSSSASSPFYAGSSGGMIPPAMRNQKHSIQQPPHHPYHGQQHPSSSSAVHEKMAPEPNNNSIDFDLLRGDKKTLEYDSAVGLGECCDTVSTSASGGSACVESDFLLQSLVSQTGLAGGRYGQQQQHHFHSIVSGTSMMMSERSSSPPHPQQHPLQHQQQQLLSKVSQSDRCNGGGLNDRLATGGSALSPACTNDDLRKMNDIKSPQSSLSGIQSPAMIMSVTSDSSVCTTPPTGGTASSNGGTSMWNNLLELSSFKPPSDSMSNPNDQDGGFNPSGRNNQNTPGYPMTFATASSTFIRASEQYKLPKMLMESATGQQQQQQGLGDVARFHDMIHSSQPASPSCLSDRVTSDDQRKLNTFKELSELRIQSSSVGGITPSGILTSVTASSSPSVVSSAGGSDGGLSLHVDQSASSLWNNLLDLPSLKPSPLSTISSVSGLEQSSTNDPLIGCHTGNTSISALLNSSNGSSCEDSYEAGIADDMRLLEMSLESVLQIDENGI